The DNA sequence CCTGCAATTATGAATAGGTTTCTTTGTACAGTAATTTACCTtgacagctattttttttttcagagcttggAATATACcacttcatgccctccttgcatTTAGAgtttcttctgaaaaaaaaatctgcacttATTCTGATTAGGTTTTCCTTTATGTGTAACTTGTTACTTCTGTCTTGTACCATTCAGTATTCTTTCATTGTTCtgtatatttaatgttttaattttaatatgtatagcagtgttttctgatttttccttttttacaaaAGTCATTTATATCTGGATGACTCTCAAGACTGGGCTAGAtttctgctattattttattgaatatattaTCTGTGCCTTTAgcttgtatatttttttctttactcatgATTTATATATTTGGTATTTTGTATGGTGTTCATATGCCTGtccattcatatttttaaatatattttttgttcttGTCATTCTTACCTAATTCCTGTACTTCATATTTAGTTCCTGGAACTCTAGTGTCAACTTCTTCCATTCAATTACTGAAGTTTACAactgacatatttttttaaatgtgggttATAGAGCTTTTCATTTCTaggattttaatttgattttttaggCTTTCTATATCtttacataattattttctcATATTCTGCTCTGTCTTCCTATTTTATTGAGCTGTTTATTGGAATCCTCTTTGAATTCATACTTGCTTATTCATGTCTAATTTCCTTCCTGACGTAGTCAGtgtaacacatttttaaaacttgtatGACTTGTCTACAAGTGTTCAGAGCTACTCTTGGATCTTTTCTATCTTCCTTCCACAGAACTCCCTCCCAGGGTCTTCAGGTTCTTATTTACCTTGATAAATACCATTTACTACTTACTAGTACATATTAGACATATAGCCATTCTACTTGTCCTGACTGTCAAGTTTCTTCTTGTGCTAAGATCATCATACTCAAAAGGGAATGTTCTTTGTCAAGAACTTATTATAGCTTTTCCCTTTCCTGTCATTTATTCCTAGGTTTGATGTTAGTTGCTTAAAGCAGCTTTTCTTGAGCATTCTTTTTCCAGTCTGTGTTAACAACACCCCTGCCCTGCTGCCTTTGCAATCACAATAACCTTTCTTTTTATCATTGTACATGCTGTGCCCATTTGTGAATAATTTGTTGTTATTCATATTTGTCTAGATTACAAATTCCTTGAGAGCAGGGACTGTCTTATGAAAACAGGCCCaaacatatattaaaatacttaCCAAAAAAACCTCTTAAGTTCTTAGTAACTTGCTTACCATAACAAGATGTAAATAAAGACATGCTTATTCATAAAATTTTGCAGAAGTTTAAcgtcacacagtgaaaccaattACAAAAATGGTTAGTGTTTTTAATTTTGCCATTTCCTTAGTGTcgtattttagagatggaaaaaTCTGGACATAATTTCTTAACCTGAGGTAGAGTTCATCTTTGGTAATTGCAAATTtctgaattgttttctttcttaaaggCTCAATCTCAAGATATAGTTCCAACAATAGGATTCAGCATAGAGAAGTTCAAATCATCCAGGTAATATACTTTATCCTTGTGACTAAGATGTTGTGAGTAAAAAATAGCATTAGAACATGTACCTGGTTATCTTTCCTActcttagaaaaaataatttccggtctgggaatatggcctagtggcaagagtgcttgccactatatacatgaagccctggattcgattcctcagcaccacatatatagaaaaggccagaagtggcgctgtgactcaagtagtagagtgctagccttgagcaaagaggccagagacagtgctcagaccctgagttcaagctccaggactgaccaaaaaaaaaaaaaatcctattttagAAGCCTATAGATTAGCATTTTATAACcacctctattttatttttcagtgtataAATGATATTtgtattaaaaattcatttttaaaactcttGAATACTGGCTCTCATTGTTTATCAGATTGCAGAGGCTATTTCTTTGAAACAAACTTAAAACATTAAGTAAAAGCTATACTGTAAGTTAGTAACTAAACTGGATTTCATGGTCTATGCTACTCTAGAGGACCAATGTCTAAGGTCTTCCTTAGCcagaagcaagaccctacctgaggATAAGATGTCTTCTGCTAAAGGGCAAGCAGTCACAatcctagttcaaaccccagttcttccagaaaatataagaaaggaaagaaggaaggaaggaagagaaagaagacatgGAAGAAGGgatataaaaagaacaaaaggggaggagagaagagaggaagaagcgaaggtgagggaagggaagggaaaagtaaGTGGCTATGTCatactttgcttccttttttcttttagtttgtctTTTACAGTGTTTGACATGTCAGGTCAAGGAAGATACAGAAATCTCTGGGAGCATTATTATAAGTAAGTACACTTACTTATAAGTAAGTACATTTGTGCATTTGCTACTTAACTACACAGCTATGTCTTAAGAACAAAAATCAGAAATCCAAGTGATTTGTATGGActgagtttttattttgtcttcttttgtaTAATTTAAGCATATTTCCCAATTGAAAATAATAATGCTCTTTCTTTACATTGTTCCTCAAATATTTAAATTGCTTCATAATATTTTTCCTGAGTGTGCTATctcctttttattatctttttttaatgataCTTGTTTTATAGCTAATATATCTATGTTTTAAGAACTAAATCAAGTTTGGCATGATGGTTTTAACCTGTAGTCCTGGTCCTCAAAagcctgaggcaagaggattttaAGTTCAGAGCATCCTCGGGTACATAGTGAATTAGAGGCCAGTGTACAATTCATAGCAAAGCTTCTGCctgggaaaacaaagaaacaataataacaaGATAAAAGAACAAGCTCAGGAAGTATAGAACTACAGGGAGAAAAATGTGTGAGTTACAAAGCAGGAATGAGGCTgtgtttaaaacaatgaaaggtGTATGTTTTTTCAGACATTTAATCAATTAAACCCAACTCACCATGAAGTATTTATAGCTTAATCTGTATAAATGCTATTtaacttttaatttgttttaatcaAGATTTATTTGGGCAAATTCTGAAGCTTGTTATAGTAAtgatacaaatattttataattttttaactttctttaatGTTTAAAACATGTTAAAACTAGTATCCTATCATAAATACTCCTCATAAATTCCCCGTTGCTAATCTTTTTTGATAATGGTCATTTAGAAATATATTAATACATAATTTGAACAACTAAAATGTATGGAGACCTTTATAAATTAAGGACTGTAAATAATTTTATATCTTGCTATTCTTATTTAACATTGTTATACTTATCAGGAGAAACATATTATGAATATAACTAATGgctgcctaatttttttttcaggcagctCTATACCAGAATTTCCTCAAACATTCCCTTATTTGTACTTGAACATTGTTCTAAGTTTTTGAAGATTATAAACACTTATCCAGTTAATGTATATGTAAATCTTAGACATAGTTCCCGTTCCTTTATAATGAATTccataaataaaatcattttcacaAAGTAGTTAAACTTTCAGAGCTCATGGTAACTATTACCAGTTCTGCTGCTTTCTGTATCCACTAGTAATAGTGGCTTTTTAAATCTATATGATCATTTAAATAATGTGAGAAAATGGTATTTTAAAGTTTGTgctattttattcatttgattGCTAATtactaatttctttaaaaaatgaataaataattcacAGACTGTAGATGtctaaaaaatatacaaaagataATGAGCATTAGCAAATAGTGATGTATAGAGCAAAACTCGTAGGCTTTTAAGAGCCAAAGATTGAAATGATGGTAATAACTAGTGCTCACAAGCAAGGAGAAAAATACTTCTGACATGTGAATTGTTTCATTTCTGGAGGACACTGTTAATGTGAAAACTTTAAACTGTGTTTGTTGTCCTAGAAATTTTGCTCCTCTGAATAAACCTTAAAGTACCAAgaagttaaaagaagaaaaactatgtAGGTTATTTATCTCAAGTTTTTTCATGAGTTAAATCTTGAATCTGTAAGGTTTTCAGAAGACACTTCAAATACATTTTACATATTCGTGTGTCTACTGCTTTCAGTATAAACTGTATTTTTGACTATAGTTTTTGGTaaaaaagatttgagaaacaATATTGTCAAACTTTAATGTTTCACATAAAAGTATAGTTCAAGCAAAAGTGTAGTTCAAACACTGAAGtaaatttatatgcatataaaaaaGACAAGGCATAAAACAACATACTTACATTTTTCAATACAAATACAGATATTCATTAGTGAAAATAAAGTACCAATTAGTTGATACAAAATTACTGATTATTAATTTGTACTCAATATGGTGTTTATGCTAGAGgtgtatatttttaaactatttcccatcttttaattatttaaacaaaAACTCACTTCTTTATGAACTTCATAAAATAATAGCAAGTGATTAAATATACCAAATTGCCATTTAAATAAAGTGATTTTACATGACTAAAAGTAATGTTTAATATACTAGTcatggaggagaagaagaaaagtgaatcTTCTAATGACAAATGCACATACAACACGAAGTAATTATACATAgtaatgcaaatgaaaataactaTGCAAAGTTTTCATTACAGCAGTTTaaatttttcactttctttataTTATACAGAGATGGACAAGCCATTATTTTTGTCATTGATAGTAGTGATAAATTAAGAATGGTTGTGGCCAAAGAAGAACTTGATACTCTCCTGAATCATCCAGGTATACTTGTGGTTTCTTCCCATCTGTCCAATTTGAATCGGGTACATATGCATGTGATGTGTTTTTCCtgtattaaacaacaaaaaaaatgttgttcATGCTATGGATGTTATCTTTATaaacttttgaattttaaaacatgttaGTTATACAACATTTATAACAGCTTAGCCTCTATTCacaaatattttgtatttcaaagcattttgtaatatttttagtCCTCTAATatttcctcaaaaataaaaactcctTTTTTCTGATTACTGAAATAATACCAATAGGAAAGGAAGATCCAACATAATgagtaataaagtaaaaatatatgtatttcaaCACTAGTTAAAATCATTTTGGTCATTTTTTGTATCTTTGTTCATATGAATCAGCATGTATCATATGTATCagcatatttacatatttttgtggGAATTCtattcttaaaatgtattttatttgttctttttaatcTTCAACTCTAGTGCCCCCaccctttaaaaaaatactagtaTTAACAAGttggtgcttttttcttttctgtttttaaatatactATAATACACATAAATTATATATGCAAACACCAAATGTTTATAGAATTAAAAGCTACAGAAGCTAATCACTGTTATTTACCTAAATGGATCATATTTATACTACATATTCTCATTTTCAGTAAAAGTTATTTTATGGAAATACTTCCAAGTCAGGTTCTATATAATTATACAATTACTTTTCTTAGTGGTCCCTAATATTCTGTACTTTGGGTACAATACAGTTTATGCCATCATGCATCTCTTGATGGGCATTCTTCTCTAGTCCCATTCCCCACTGTAAATAATGCTCCAGTGGTTGTTGTGGCACTTTGTATAACTAGTCCTCTTCCCATCTAAagattttaaataagatttttacTTTACTGAAAGTGTAGTGTTTTAAAAGAACTGTGGACTATAAATAATacgggggactgggaatatggcttagtggtagagtgcttgcttagtatgtatgaagccctgggttcgattcttcagtaccacataaacagaaaaagccgcatctgttactgtggctcaggtggtagagtggtagccttgagcaaaagaagctcagggacattgcctaggccctgagttcaaacgtcaggactggcaaaatagaaaaaaagaaatagtgtgaGGACTTACTAATAATTCTTATTGTTTAACGGCAGTACCTTTGGCGTTTTTATCTTACAGTCTCAAGCTTGCTCAATTTTTTGGAAATAACAGTCCAAGCTGTGTGTCTTTTTATGACATTTCTAATTTAAAAGTTCATCAGTCCTTTATCTTGTCTGAGAGGGagattttttattatcattcccttttaatttttttgaatccTCTCTAAATGTCCAAATATGTTCCCCAAGTTACTTCCCCTCAAATAAAATAATTCCTACTTACCTGCTTATAACAAAACCTTGTTTTCTTAACCAAAGCCTAGTCCACATACTAAATACATCTTATACCTGTGGATGAGGTGTAATGCTTAAGGGAAGACAGTTTGATATGCATTACCTATCAAAATAACAACATACAGTCCTTCAGCATGCACTGCCACTTCTCACATTTAATCTCTAACATCTTGGCCAATAGACAAAactttttacaaacttattatttACAGTGTTTTGTGGCTATAAAGACTGGAATCAGAGGTATTTCAGTCAAGTACTGGTTAAACTGCGAAACATAGTATTAAAAGAAGGAATATTGGAACTGTTGAATGAAGAAGGTGACCcatgggctgggtatatggcctagtggtaaagtgctcacctcgtatacatgaagccctgggttcgattcctcagcaccacataaacagaagaaggtGACCCACATGTACTAATATGGCACATAGGCTGTGAAATTAAGTGGAAAGATAAAGGTATAAAAGAATGGGATCAGAATGCCATTATCCTTGTGAAGACTAATTCATAATAGTTATGTTTAACAAGATAATGGTATTTTTACAAAGATGTGCAGACATGGTTTATGTGGGTTTCCTTTTCTGTGCATAGCCTGGGGAATAAATAGGAAGGAGATTCTTTTGCCATATTCCATTTTGTGTCTTCTAAATTTTGAAGTATCTAAATATATTGTGCTTAAAACAGTGGAAGATATtttccaaaatctatgaaagtaaATATAATTTGTTAATGATACCTATCTTTGGGGCTAGAGATGTGACTGGCAAGTACTAaattagatcctgagttcaaaccccaatattgaaAAAGAGATCTTAACCTTCTTACTTATAGTAttgattaaatattaaaataagaatctACCCTTTCTGTttgttgtaaaaacaaaacaaggaaagtaTTTGTCCCTTTCTTATTGGTGCTTTTCTATTGAAGTGTGTTGAGTTCTCATTCTCCAGCCCCATCAATCTTTCATTTAAAGCTTCTCACTAGGAAGCAGAAGGTTTTAAGGAGaacattttgtatttccttttgttcaagtACTTGCTAAGTGTTGTGACAAAGTATCTTTTATATGTGATATAGAAAGAAGTAATTGGAAACAATTTATTTGATTTCACTTTTAAGGATTTGGGGTAGTATACCAAAAGTAATGATAGTCttattttgtcttgtctttttagATATTAAACACAGACGAATTCCAATCTTATTCTTTGCAAACAAAATGGATCTCAGAGATGCGGTGACATCTGTAAAAGTGTCTCAATTGCTGTGTTTAGagaacatcaaagataaaccatgGCATATTTGGTAaagatttttgtttacttttcattttctctctctgaatGTCAGTGTCCAAAATTcagcatttgttttttatttcacttttttgtttttcttttgttaagtttTTTAACCTGACCTTATTTTATAAGTAGCCAAACATGGTAAAACATAAGCTAAGGATTTTGTTTTAGAGAATTGTGGCATTGCTAATAATCATGGATATAATTCTATTTAAaccttttaaaatagttttgggGATAGCAATATGAACAATTCTTGTAGTGGAATAATTTGAGTCACCCACTTATTCACCCAAATTCAGTAACAGTGACTTTCTTATGTACATTAGTATAGTCAAACACAATACCATCTCTGGCCTTTTTCCGCTCCTATGACCCTTTCCTTGAAGCATTCGCCAACATAAATGTCATGGATTGCAACTGTACTTCCTTCTGAACTGCCATTATTACCCTGTGACTTGTTTTGTTTATAGTTTGATTGTCTTCTAGCATGTTAGCTGCTGGAGAGCTAAGATATCATCATGCTTTTTATTTGGTTTAACTTTTGTAACTCCTATTATAGGCATGATACCCAGTACATAATAAGTATACCATAACTTTTTGTCAACATGAGAATATAGAAATACTGATTTGATTTTGTCTGATGAGGTTGAAATTTAACTAGTGCCTGAAATTGTTACATATTTTTGATACATTTAACTCCCAAGAGCCTTTCtaccaaaatatttcaaaaaggatAACTAGAATGTAAATCATAGAGTGGGACCCCAGTTTCTCATGcctatctgtaatcatagctaagatctgaggatcatggctcaaagcctgcCATGATAGGTGagcccattaactaccaaaaggcagaagtggaggtagagcccaagtgatagagcactaatacTACCAAGCTAAGCTagagtacaaggctctgaattcaaaccccagtactggcaccccaacccccaaatgaaattataattttaaatacttttaggTAGTGCTTACCATTATCTTATGAAACTCCATTCTATTAACCTCTCACCTACCTTTTAGTACTATAAGATCTGCTTCTcttaatacagttttttttttctgtaagagtTATAGAAAGTAAGAGGAAAGATTGGACACAAAAGCAAGAAATTTACTGCCTCTAGGTatagaagtagaaaataaagCAGGAAATTAGTAGTGCCCAGAACTTTAAGAGCTAGCCTTGGTTCTGAATAGAATAGTGCTtgaaacacttcttttttttacaatatttttctataatgatttctttttttttctttcaaacttttattatcaaactgatgtacagagaggttacagtttcatacgttaggcattggatacatttcctgtactgtttgttaccttgtccctcataccccccctcctccccttttccctctccccccctgaggtgttcagttcacttacaccaaacagttttgcaagtattgcttttgtagttgtttgtctttttttaccctgtgtctctcaattttggtaatccctttcaatttcctacttctaataccagtatacacggtttccaatatactcagataagattacagagatagtgtaggtacaaccacaggaaggtgatacaagaacatcatcaataatagaagctacagatacagataggacgttgaaagtagttacaactgtgatataataatcgtttccataacatggagttcatttcacttagcatcatcttatgggttcataagggtatagctattgggctcttgtgatgctctgctatgacttgcctaaacctgtactaattattcccaataagggagaccatacagtccatgtttctttgggtctggctcacttcgcttagtatttttccaagtccttccatttccttacaaatgggacaatgtcattctttctgatagaggcataaaattccattgtgtatatgtaccacattttcctgatccattcttctactgaggagcatctgggttcgtcccagattctagctatgacaaattgtgctgcgatgaacattgttgtgctggtggcattactgtgattttgtttgtggtcttttggatagatacccaaaagtagggctgctgggtcataggagagttctatatttagccttctaaggaatctctgtactgcttgccagagtggctgaaccagtttacattcccatcaacaatgaagtagggttcccttttggccacatcccctccaacaattgttattgttagttttgttgatataggacattcttactggggtgagatggaatctcaatgttgttttgatttgcatttcttttatggccagtgatgtagagcaatttttcatatgtctcttggccattctcatttcctcatcagtgaagtctctttgtaaatctttagcccacttgatgagggggctattggttctttgccgttttgtcttggagga is a window from the Perognathus longimembris pacificus isolate PPM17 chromosome 5, ASM2315922v1, whole genome shotgun sequence genome containing:
- the Arl6 gene encoding ADP-ribosylation factor-like protein 6; this encodes MGLLDRLSEFLGLRKKEVHVLCLGLDNSGKTTIINKLKPSNAQSQDIVPTIGFSIEKFKSSSLSFTVFDMSGQGRYRNLWEHYYKDGQAIIFVIDSSDKLRMVVAKEELDTLLNHPDIKHRRIPILFFANKMDLRDAVTSVKVSQLLCLENIKDKPWHICASDAVKGEGLQEGIDWLQDQIQAVKT